GAGCCCTTGCTAAAAATATTGCATAAATCATGGTTTTGCGTTAAATATTCCGCATGCTTGCCTACTGCGGCTATAGATCGTGCAGGGTGATCTGATCGTTTGGATCCCGGCCACTTGCGAAACATTTCGGCCACGACTCCCATGCTGATTGCCGGAGTAATTTCTTTATCATAGGCGGGCCAGTGTTCCCGAATAATCGGCCACCATTCCATAGGTTCTTCCCAGTGGACGCCTGTTGAAGGATCGAGATTCTTCCATGTCTGGGATGGCATCATCAATGTCCCTTCTTCACCGACAATTTCAAGAAGGGACCGAATTAATGTTTCGGGTCCACCTACAACAAAACCGAGTTTGCTTAAAGAAGCATGTACGAATATGTGTTGTCCTTTTGTTAGTCCGCAGTTTTTAAATTGGTTGATTAGATCTTCTTTCGTTAAGATGGCTCTTGTTTCTTTTATTTCAGTCATATTACCTCCGCCTTTCATTAAAAAAAAGACAACCCCGCTGCAAGTAGCGGGGTTGTCTCTAGCGTAGCCAGGGAAGCAGTGCCCTTCGATTAATTTTCTATATTATACCAGCTACATTCATTTACAACAATATCTCCTGGCAGAAAAATTTGCCGTTACAGCAGCGTGGTGCCAATCGCTAGAACTACTCTGTCCGCTTCAATTTGAAGCGGAGCACTAGTGACTGCAGTTCTTCGGCGATGCCGGCAAGATGCGCAGCGGAGGCGGCAACTTCCTCCATCGAAGCATTCTGTTCTTCGCTAGAAGCGGCGACAAGGTCGACCTCTTGTCCAGTGGCCTGGCTAAGGGCACTAGATTTATCAAACGCCGTAATCATCTCTTTATTTGACTCCATCAACCGTTCGCTGACGCTAGCCACTTGGCCGAGCTGCGTGTCAATGCGTCCAATCGCTTCATACATCTCCTTGAACTGTAGCTCGACCGATTGCGTCATTTCGCTTCCGGTTGCGGCAGATTCCACGCCTTCCTCCATGCGTCCAACCATGTGGCGGGCACGTTCCTGCACCTCCCTGATTAAGGTGGCAATCTTCTCGGCGGCAGACGCTGTCTGATCAGCCAGCTTGCGCACCTCCAGAGCGACGACGGCAAATCCGCGGCCTTCCTGACCGGCCCGCGCCGCTTCAATGGAGGCGTTCAGCGCAAGTAAATTGGTCTGCGAAGCAATTTCCTGAATGAAATTCGTTACCCCGCTAATTTCCCCGGCAACCTGGTTTAGCTCCTCCGTCTCATTTTTAGAGCGATTGGAGTGCTCAAGAATGGTATCCATCTGTTGTCTCGCGGCGCCGAGAGATTTCTCCCCTTTGTTCGCCAGAACATTGATCAATTGAGACATTTCAGTGCTCTTATGTATAGTGCGAATGGCATCATCGAGTTCATGCTGGGCATGCTCCGCCGTTTGCTTAACGGCGTCCATGCTTACATTCATATCGGACGACATGGACGATATTTCTTGCATGGAGGAGGCGACTTGTTCAATCGTTACGACGTTCTGCTCTGAAGTAGCGGACAATTGCTGCGAAGAAGCAGATATTTGCTCGGAATGATCGGTAATTAGCAGCAGCACATCGGACAACGATTGCGACATCGTATTGAAGTTCGATTGCAGTTGCCCAATCTCATCCGTTCTTCCGCTCTCGATGGACCGGACAGTCAAATCGCCATGGGCGATGGAGTCGGTCAGTTGCTTCAATTGCAGTACAGGTCGTATCATCCGTTTCATGAATACCCAAATAAATAAGGAAATGAGGGCTAGCAGCAGTGCGATAAACAGGAACGAAATCCACAACAAGGGTCCGGTTTTATGATTAATTTCACTCCAATCAATGACGGATACAACGTTTAAGCCGAGCGAATTTTGATTGTTAAAATGGTAATATTCCTGACGATCTTTATCGGCAAGCATGAACGAGCCTTCAGCTTGATTGCGCATCACTTGGAACCGCTCGTCTTGAAGCGGCTCACCTTGCTGGAATCGCGGATGCGACAACGTTACGTTGTTCCGATCGAACAAGCTGACATATCCCTGTTCTCCGATCTTGTATGTACCTACCAGTTTGTTTAAGTGATCGATGGCAACATCGATTCCTGCTACGCCTGAACCGTCGGAAAGCGTCTTGGCAAACGTAATGACGTAGCTTCCAGTTACGACGTCGATATATGGAGACGTCATAATGATCTGACCTTTATTCTGAATCGCTTGCTTGTACCATTCGCGTGTAGTCGGATCGTAACCTTTGCTGTCCTCATCAGAAGAGTTGTAGTATCGATCGTCGTAGAACATGAAAGCGGCCAACACATTATCGATGTCTTCCTCTATATGGATGATACGGTCTTTGATATGCGCTTCCGATTTTTCTCCTGGAGGGACACTGAAATCGGCAAAGCTGTCAATTGTGACGGAATAATCACTGTGCGAATTATTAAGAACATGAGTAATCATTGTTGTAACGGCTTCGACTTGGGACAACAATTCACGCTCTAGTTGGTTGCGAGCAAGTTGTGTCAAGGAAAGGCTTAGAATGACGGTGGGGACGGCGATAAGCAAGACAAGGAAGAGCAGCATCTGCTTAGATAGGGATGCTTTATAACGGGTAAACACTTTTTTGATCATCTGTGATGACTCCTCTCAAAGCTGTAAGATAATTAGTTGCTTAGGGCGACAATATTAATTATTTTATATTTAATATTTATCGGAAAATTGGAAATAAAAGTGTATATAAAACACGTTCTTAAATAATAGTAATTAGTGGAAAATAGTAATAACAACCCCGAACCCGTGATTTATTAGATTGAAATTACTGAAAATGACGGACAGCAGTAAACGAAGTATCAAAAAAGGGATGGATTTAGCGTATTGGCTATCCATCCCTTTTAAATTTAGCTGTTTTACTTTATATACTAATTTCGGGAGATCTTTATTTAGTTTCGGCTGCCGGAATGCCGACCATGCCGTTTTGACGATACTCGCTTGGCGTGACGCCGTACTTTTTGCGAAACAACTGGGAGAAATGCCGTATGTCCTGATAGCCGATCCGTTCCGCGATCTCCGCCAGCTTCAGCTTTGGATTTTGCAGCAGCTGCTTGGCCTGTTCCAGTCTCAATTGAATCACGTACTCCTTGAAGCCGCAGCCTGTTTTTTGTTTAAACAGCTGACTGAAATAAACTGGATTCAGATAAACGACGGACGCAACCTTATCCAGTGATAAATCTGCATGATAATGCGTTCTGATATACTGCAGGGCTACCTCCACCGCTTGATCGCCGCCGCTGGCATAATGCTCGTAAACCTGTGTCGAGGACGCTTTCCACATGCGCTGAACTTCTCCGGGCACCTGATTGAAATCGCATATCCGCTCTGTACTCATGATTTGGAAGGGCACCTTCAAATACTTGATCAAATGTCCTCTCAGCTGTTCGATCAGGACGGGAAGGCCAGCGCTTTCGTTCAAGGTTACGAGCCCCAAGAGGCTTTTGTTGTCCAAAATGCTGACAAAACCGTTCCCATATTGATGGATCAACTCCTCCAGCACGTTTTCGATAATAAAATGCTCCAGCCTCACGACTTTATCCGTCTCCATCCTGACCATCAGAAGGTGGAAATCCGGATGGCTCTCCATAAAAGGGTGGATATCGATTCGTCCGATATCCAGTCCCGATGCCCAGCGCTTAAAGACGGCCTCCCGCAAGTATTTGCGGTTCGCCTGAAGCAGCTGCGCCTCCTTCGTCAGCCGATTTTCCCGCTCGATCTCCTCGCTCAGCTTATCGATCATCTGGCCCAGCACATCCTTGCCGATCGGCTTAAGGAGATAATCCTTGGCTCCCAAACGGACGGCTTCCTGGGCATAGGCAAACTCGGAATAAGCGGAAATGACCACCCATTTCATGTACGGATATCTCTTGCTCGCGATATTCATTAGTTCAAGTCCCGTCATGCTCGGCATGAGGATATCCGTCAGCACAATATGGATCCTGTGGTTGCGCAGGATAATCAGCGCTTCTTCTGGGTTAGACGCCAAATAGGTGCGAAATTCGGGAAAGCGTTGCCGTAATGTCCGCTGAATGCCCTCCCGAATGACCGTTTCGTCATCAACTATGAGAATGTCCATTCCTCTCCACCTTTCCCGGGCAGGGGAATAACGATCGTTACCGTTGTCCCTATTCCGCTTTGGCTCTCAATTCTTAATCCGTAGTAATCGCCAAACATGAGTTTTATCCGCCGGTGTACATTAGGCAGACCGATGCCGCGTCTTGTCGGTTGATCAGGGAGTTCGGCATTCTTCACGGTAAAAGCGCGACCTTTCCCTTTCTCTTCCTCATCCTTGTTCCGGTTCGTCCCGCTGTCCGCAAGCGACTCCCTGATTTGCTGCAGCATCCATTCCTCCATACCGACGCCGTTATCGGCAATAACGATGTGAAGCTCCCGTTCATCAACTTCCGTATACACTCGAAGCACGCCCGGGCGGTCTAGCGGTTCCAGTCCGCTTTTGACCGCATTCTCAATAATCGGCTGAATGGTCATCTTCGGCAGCACAACATTCAGCCAGCGGCTGTCG
Above is a window of Paenibacillus uliginis N3/975 DNA encoding:
- a CDS encoding aminoglycoside N(3)-acetyltransferase; this translates as MTEIKETRAILTKEDLINQFKNCGLTKGQHIFVHASLSKLGFVVGGPETLIRSLLEIVGEEGTLMMPSQTWKNLDPSTGVHWEEPMEWWPIIREHWPAYDKEITPAISMGVVAEMFRKWPGSKRSDHPARSIAAVGKHAEYLTQNHDLCNIFSKGSPLDKLYQLNGYVLLIGVGYDKNTSLHLSETRANYPTKKFVYESSAIMDEGKRKWVTYETQAVDDGDFVRLGEEYDKEMNIRIHRVGNAEVRFLEQRPLVDWATAWMERNRVKKLYGSP
- a CDS encoding methyl-accepting chemotaxis protein; the encoded protein is MIKKVFTRYKASLSKQMLLFLVLLIAVPTVILSLSLTQLARNQLERELLSQVEAVTTMITHVLNNSHSDYSVTIDSFADFSVPPGEKSEAHIKDRIIHIEEDIDNVLAAFMFYDDRYYNSSDEDSKGYDPTTREWYKQAIQNKGQIIMTSPYIDVVTGSYVITFAKTLSDGSGVAGIDVAIDHLNKLVGTYKIGEQGYVSLFDRNNVTLSHPRFQQGEPLQDERFQVMRNQAEGSFMLADKDRQEYYHFNNQNSLGLNVVSVIDWSEINHKTGPLLWISFLFIALLLALISLFIWVFMKRMIRPVLQLKQLTDSIAHGDLTVRSIESGRTDEIGQLQSNFNTMSQSLSDVLLLITDHSEQISASSQQLSATSEQNVVTIEQVASSMQEISSMSSDMNVSMDAVKQTAEHAQHELDDAIRTIHKSTEMSQLINVLANKGEKSLGAARQQMDTILEHSNRSKNETEELNQVAGEISGVTNFIQEIASQTNLLALNASIEAARAGQEGRGFAVVALEVRKLADQTASAAEKIATLIREVQERARHMVGRMEEGVESAATGSEMTQSVELQFKEMYEAIGRIDTQLGQVASVSERLMESNKEMITAFDKSSALSQATGQEVDLVAASSEEQNASMEEVAASAAHLAGIAEELQSLVLRFKLKRTE
- a CDS encoding response regulator, which translates into the protein MDILIVDDETVIREGIQRTLRQRFPEFRTYLASNPEEALIILRNHRIHIVLTDILMPSMTGLELMNIASKRYPYMKWVVISAYSEFAYAQEAVRLGAKDYLLKPIGKDVLGQMIDKLSEEIERENRLTKEAQLLQANRKYLREAVFKRWASGLDIGRIDIHPFMESHPDFHLLMVRMETDKVVRLEHFIIENVLEELIHQYGNGFVSILDNKSLLGLVTLNESAGLPVLIEQLRGHLIKYLKVPFQIMSTERICDFNQVPGEVQRMWKASSTQVYEHYASGGDQAVEVALQYIRTHYHADLSLDKVASVVYLNPVYFSQLFKQKTGCGFKEYVIQLRLEQAKQLLQNPKLKLAEIAERIGYQDIRHFSQLFRKKYGVTPSEYRQNGMVGIPAAETK